In Desulfobacteraceae bacterium, the genomic stretch CCGCCGCCAGGACATTGCAATAGGCATCGTTGAGATATTCGGCCAGAGCCGGGTGGTCGGCGACCCGGATACGGTCGGCGCCGTAGCGGCCAAGCTCCGCGGAGGCCGCCTGAACCCCGTTTCCCAGAACCACCGCCGCCAGTTCAACGCCCAGCCGGTCGGCGATCCTGCGGCCCTCGCTGAGGGCCTCGAAGGTCACCTTGCGAAAAACGCCGTCGTTTTGTTCGGCGACGGCCAACACTGCCTGTGACATATCGTTCTCCTTGCACCCCGGCAGTTCGCGCGGGGATCAATCTTGACGGTTTCGAAAAAAGTCCAATCTCTGCGTTGCGCTGCATCTCGAAGTCGCTGCGGCGTAGAGGAGTACGCCTCACGCCGCTGAGATTTGCGCGCCTTGAGCTTGAACATTTTTCGAAACCGTCTTGTTTTTGACTTTTTACCGCTTCACCAATCTTGAAGGATTTAAGCCGCTCCTGGGCGAGCGGTGGGGTGTCAGACCACCTTGGCCTCTTCGTGCAGCAGCCGGACCAGTTCGGCCGCCTTGGCCTGGGCGGAGTCGCCCGCGATCATGCGGCCCCCGGTGCGCTGGGGCGGGAGGCGAAAGGCGGTGATCCGGACACCGCCTGCGGCCAGCGCGTCGGGTGCCAGCCCGATATCGGCCAGGGTCTTGGTCTCAAGCGGCTTGCGCTTGGCCTTCATGATGCCGGGCAGCGAGGTGTAGCGGGGCTCGTTCAACCCGCGCTGGGTGGTGAAAAGCGCCGGCAGGGGAGCCTCCACCACCAGGGTGCCGCCCTCCACGGTGCGCTGGCAGCGGATCCGGCCATCCACCAGCTCCTGCTTGACCACCATGGAGAGGTGCGGAATGTCAAGAAATTCGGCCACGGCCGGGCCCACCAGAAAATTGTCGTCATCGACGGCGCGCTGTCCGGCGATGATCAGGTCAAACGCGGTGCCCTTCAGGGCGGCGGCCAGAACCCGCGCGACACCCAGCCCGTCCAGATTCTGGGCGGCCGTGTCGTGGATCAAAATCCCCTTGTCGGCCCCCATGGCCAGGGCGGTGCGGATGGCCTCGACGGTTTTTTCGGCGCCCACGGAGACCACCGTGACGGTCCCACCGTGGGCTTCCCGGATGCGCAGGGCCTCCTCGACGGCAAACTCGTCGTAGGGGTTGATGACCCACTTGAGATTTTGGGTTTTGACGGACACCCCGTCATCGGCGATTTCGATGAACGCTTCGGTGGCCGGAACCTGCTTCAATAGCACGACAATTTCCACGGCAAAAGCCCTTTCTGCAAACGCGGCGGCAACCGGCCCGGTGCACAGGGATGTCTAGTCCGGCGCCATTCAGTTCAAGATAAAAATTCGTAACCCACCTGAATATCACAGATAAGATTTTCTAACTGAGCAAAACTACAAGAGGTCCTACGAGTTGTCAACAGATTTGTCGGCTGGCGCCGGCCGCTCAGTCGGCGCTCCTGAAGCCGTCCGAAGCAAATTCGGTCAGGCGGCCGTCCTTTTGGCGCACCACGATCAGGCATTCGGTGGCCTCCAGGCGGTTGACCAGCGGCACTCCCGGGCCGGGCCCCATCACCATCAGGGCCGTGGCCAGCCCGTCGGCGAAGGTGCAAGTGTCGGAGACCACCGAGGCGCTGACCACCCCGTTGGCCACCGGGTATCCCGTCTGGGGGTCGATCACATGGGCGTAGTGGACCCCGTCGACTTCAAAAAAATTGCGATAGTCGCCGCTGGTGGCCAGAGCAAACTCCTGAAGGGTGAGCACCTTGTAGACCGCATCCGGGGGGCTGGCGGGGTCCGGCCGGTTGATCCCCACCCGCCACTGTTTGCCGTCCCGGCGCAGACCGGCGGCAAAAACCTCGCCCCCGATTTCAACCAGAAAATCGCTGAAGCCGTTGGCCCGGATCAGCTCCGCGATCTGGTCCACCCCGTAGCCCTTGGCGATGGACCCCAGATCCAGGGTGACGGCCGGGTTTCGTTTGACCAGATAACCGTCCTCGGCGAGGCGGATTTGGTCAAACCCCAGGGTCTTGCGGCAGCGCGCGATCTCCGCCGCCGTGGGCACTCTTTTATCGTTGGTCTTCTTGCCGAAGCCCCAGAGATCCACCAGCGGCGCGACGGTGCCGTCCCATGCCCCGCCCGTCAGGCGGTGAAGTTCCTCAGCGACAACCATGACCTGCATGAAATCCCGCGAAACCGGAAACGGCTCCCCGCTTTGCGCCTGGGCGTTGAAGCGGCTGATCTCGCTGTCGGCCCGATAGACCGACATGCTGGCGTTGATCTGCGCCAAGCGCTCCTCGATCTTCGCGGCCAGCCCCTGGGCGCGGTTGAAAAACCCGGTGATCACCGTGATATGGTAGGTGGTCCCCATGGTCTTGCCGGAGAAAAGGACCTCCTGGCGGGTGTCGCAGCCGGCCAGGGTCAACATCGCCAGGGCCGCCCAGAATCTGCGGTGATTTTTCAGCATAGCCGTCACCAGTTGGCCCCGGGACCGCCGGCCGGACCGGCCCGGGGCTGCGGGGCGTTTGCCCGGGTTAGGTCAGCAGATCCGGGGCAGCTGCTCGCCGGAGAGCATCCCCACGATCCGGCTGCCGCCGATCCGGGTTTCCAGCACCACGCGGCCGGGGTGATCGGCGGTGACCTCGCCGATGATCCGCGCCTCGCGCCCCCGGGGATCCCGCCGAACGGCGGCCAGGACCGCCTCGGCCTTGGCCGGCGCCACGAAGGCCAGCAGCTTGCCTTCGTTGGCGATGTAGAGCGGGTCGAATCCCAGCAGCTCGCAGACCCCCGCCACCTCGGGTCGCACCTGAATCCGGTCTTCCTGGATGCGGATGCCAACCCCGGATTTTTCGGCGATCTCGTTGAGGGCGGTCCCCACCCCGCCGCGGGTGGGGTCGCGCAGCACGTGCAGGTCGGTCTCAACCGCCAGCATGCCGGCCACCATCGCGTTCAGGGGCGCGGTATCGCTCTGGATGGCGGTCTGGAAGGCCAAGCCCTCGCGGCGCGTCAGGATCGTGATGCCGTGATCGGCGATGGTCCCGCTCAAGATGATCCGGTCGCCGGGGCGCGCCCGGCTGCTGTCGATGGTCACGCCTGCGGGCACGGCACCGACCCCCGAGGTGTTGATGAAAATGCGGTCCGCAGCACCCCGCGGAACCACCTTGGTGTCCCCGGTGACCACCTGCACCCCGGCGGCGGCCGCGGCGCGGCCCATGGCGGCGACGATGGTCTCAAGGTCCGCCATGGACAGCCCTTCCTCCAGGATCAGGCCGACGCTGAGAAAAAGCGGCACCGCCCCGCACATGGCCAGATCGTTGACCGTGCCGTTGACGGCCAGGTCCCCGATGCAGCCGCCGGGAAAAAACGGCGGGTCCACCACGTAGGTGTCGGTGGAAAACGCCAGGCGCCCTTCGGGCAGGTGGAAGACCGCGCCGTCGTTTAGGGCGCTAAGCATCGGGTTGTCGAAGACCGGCAGCAGCAGATCGGTGGTCAGGCGGTGGGCCGCCCTGCCGCCGCTGCCGTGGTCCAGCAGGATCGTGTCGGGTTTCATCCCATTTCCTCGCAGGCCCGCAATGCCGCCGGCATTCCCGACGGTTTCCGGCACCGGGCGGTGCTTCAGGCGCCCTCCGGGCGGTGATAGCGGTAATAGGCCGCGCAGGTGCCTTCGCTGGACACCATACAGGGCCCCACGGGGTGCAGCGGGGTGCAGGCCTTTCGGTAGAGGGCGCAGTCGGTGGGGAGTTTAAGCCCCTTG encodes the following:
- the hypE gene encoding hydrogenase expression/formation protein HypE yields the protein MKPDTILLDHGSGGRAAHRLTTDLLLPVFDNPMLSALNDGAVFHLPEGRLAFSTDTYVVDPPFFPGGCIGDLAVNGTVNDLAMCGAVPLFLSVGLILEEGLSMADLETIVAAMGRAAAAAGVQVVTGDTKVVPRGAADRIFINTSGVGAVPAGVTIDSSRARPGDRIILSGTIADHGITILTRREGLAFQTAIQSDTAPLNAMVAGMLAVETDLHVLRDPTRGGVGTALNEIAEKSGVGIRIQEDRIQVRPEVAGVCELLGFDPLYIANEGKLLAFVAPAKAEAVLAAVRRDPRGREARIIGEVTADHPGRVVLETRIGGSRIVGMLSGEQLPRIC
- a CDS encoding FAD:protein FMN transferase encodes the protein MLKNHRRFWAALAMLTLAGCDTRQEVLFSGKTMGTTYHITVITGFFNRAQGLAAKIEERLAQINASMSVYRADSEISRFNAQAQSGEPFPVSRDFMQVMVVAEELHRLTGGAWDGTVAPLVDLWGFGKKTNDKRVPTAAEIARCRKTLGFDQIRLAEDGYLVKRNPAVTLDLGSIAKGYGVDQIAELIRANGFSDFLVEIGGEVFAAGLRRDGKQWRVGINRPDPASPPDAVYKVLTLQEFALATSGDYRNFFEVDGVHYAHVIDPQTGYPVANGVVSASVVSDTCTFADGLATALMVMGPGPGVPLVNRLEATECLIVVRQKDGRLTEFASDGFRSAD
- a CDS encoding electron transfer flavoprotein subunit beta/FixA family protein; this encodes MEIVVLLKQVPATEAFIEIADDGVSVKTQNLKWVINPYDEFAVEEALRIREAHGGTVTVVSVGAEKTVEAIRTALAMGADKGILIHDTAAQNLDGLGVARVLAAALKGTAFDLIIAGQRAVDDDNFLVGPAVAEFLDIPHLSMVVKQELVDGRIRCQRTVEGGTLVVEAPLPALFTTQRGLNEPRYTSLPGIMKAKRKPLETKTLADIGLAPDALAAGGVRITAFRLPPQRTGGRMIAGDSAQAKAAELVRLLHEEAKVV